TGTGGCGGTATCAAATACCCGCACTTCGTCGGAGGCATTACAACTCACAAAGAGCGTGGATTCGTCGGGAGTGAGGAACAACTGGTAGGGTTTGTAGGCACTGTTGGCAAAGGGTACGGGAGAATTGACCGGGTCAACCGGGTATTTTTCTTCTCCCACAAATCCATTTTCATTAATCTCGAGTTTGGAGTAATAGTTGCCTTCATTTGCCCCCACATACAATGTGCGGAAATCTGCTGTTATTTCCATCCCATGCGGGAAACTCAGGAAGTCGCTACTGGCTTTGATCTGTTCGACGATCGTCATGTCTTCGGTATTGATCATGCTGAGTTTCGCGGCTGCACCTGCGGCATTCCAGTGGGTAACCACGGCTCTCGTTCCGTCTGAATTCAACTGAATGATTGACGGGGCGGCCCCTACTGTTACCCGGCCTGCAAATTCGTAGTTGTCGGTGCGATATTTTTCTACCAACCCGCCTTCAATCAGGGTGACATACAGATATAACTTATCCGGCGACAACGTGATAAAATGGGGTGCTTCCAGATCTTCGGGATATTGTCCGACCGGGATCATTCGCATGACCAGATTGGTGCGAATGTCGGTCACCGCAATCAGGTCGCTGCCTGCGCACAAGGTGAATAGTTTTCCTCCGCTTTGGGTTTCCTGTGTGGCCCAAAATGATTCACCCAGCCGGTTTTTGCCTCCCGATTCAATCCATTCCCGCATCACCAATATGTCCTCACGGGTAAGTACCCCGCTGCTGTCAGGCGGCATGACTGGTGTGGCCCGGATGCCGAGATCTTCGTAGGTATTGATGTGCTGGAAAATATGCGACCAGCGGGGCGAACCCGGGATCAGCACAGCGCCAAAAGAAGATCCGTTGTACATACGCTGCCAGCTCGTAAGATCAAGATTCTCAGGGGAATCTGGGCCGGCATGGCAGGTATTGATTGCACAATTGGCGAGTATAATCTGTCCAACCGCTTCCGGGTACGCCGATGAGATAATATCTTGATCTGAAGGGTAATCATGTTCACAGGAAAAAAGGAAAAGAGTCAGTATATATGTGAAGACTCGGATTCGGTAACTGGGCATAGCTTGGGGTTTCGGGTGAAAATAATCAAATTA
The Bacteroidia bacterium DNA segment above includes these coding regions:
- a CDS encoding beta-propeller fold lactonase family protein; protein product: MPSYRIRVFTYILTLFLFSCEHDYPSDQDIISSAYPEAVGQIILANCAINTCHAGPDSPENLDLTSWQRMYNGSSFGAVLIPGSPRWSHIFQHINTYEDLGIRATPVMPPDSSGVLTREDILVMREWIESGGKNRLGESFWATQETQSGGKLFTLCAGSDLIAVTDIRTNLVMRMIPVGQYPEDLEAPHFITLSPDKLYLYVTLIEGGLVEKYRTDNYEFAGRVTVGAAPSIIQLNSDGTRAVVTHWNAAGAAAKLSMINTEDMTIVEQIKASSDFLSFPHGMEITADFRTLYVGANEGNYYSKLEINENGFVGEEKYPVDPVNSPVPFANSAYKPYQLFLTPDESTLFVSCNASDEVRVFDTATDTLIAAIPVGDGPRLMTYDPVTDRLFVACRNQENFAEQGSLQGCVSVIDVGNRSFVQNIYRVGHRPHGVGVDITNRRLYISSENTGGVDELHHPLQGNSQPPGKYNMVDLNTLLVLRNQETEIAEFPNALVVSE